One part of the Pandoraea faecigallinarum genome encodes these proteins:
- the ppk2 gene encoding polyphosphate kinase 2 has translation MTQFDSDADHDAMLARRLQDDLIDSYDEEIEMEIDDLRLPGLNDLSAQARDDRLHYFRELFRLQGELVKLQDWVIRSRHRLVVIFEGRDAAGKGGAIKRITQRLNPRVCRVAALPAPNDRERTQWYFQRYVQHLPAAGEIVLFDRSWYNRAGVEHVMGFCTQDEYEEFFRSVPEFEKMLVRSGIQIVKYWFSISDEEQEARFLARIQDPLKQWKLSPMDLESRTRWEKYTVAKEVMLERTHIPEAPWWVVQADDKKRARLNCIHHLLQQVPYHDVERSKVVLPERARSEDYMRHPVPPEIIVPEIY, from the coding sequence ATGACCCAATTCGATTCCGACGCCGACCACGACGCGATGCTTGCGCGTCGTCTCCAAGATGACCTGATCGACAGCTACGACGAAGAGATCGAGATGGAGATCGACGACCTGCGTCTGCCGGGCCTGAACGATCTGAGCGCGCAAGCGCGCGACGACCGTCTGCACTATTTCCGCGAGTTGTTCCGTCTGCAAGGCGAACTCGTGAAGCTGCAGGACTGGGTGATTCGCAGCCGCCACCGTCTCGTGGTGATCTTCGAAGGCCGCGATGCCGCGGGCAAGGGGGGGGCGATCAAGCGCATCACCCAGCGGCTGAATCCTCGTGTGTGCCGGGTCGCCGCCCTACCCGCCCCGAACGACCGCGAGCGCACGCAGTGGTATTTCCAGCGTTACGTTCAGCATCTGCCGGCCGCGGGCGAGATCGTGCTGTTCGACCGTAGCTGGTACAACCGCGCGGGCGTCGAGCATGTGATGGGCTTTTGCACGCAGGACGAGTACGAGGAATTTTTTCGCTCGGTGCCGGAATTCGAGAAGATGCTGGTGCGCAGCGGCATTCAGATCGTCAAATACTGGTTCTCGATTTCGGACGAGGAGCAGGAAGCACGCTTTCTCGCACGGATTCAGGACCCGCTCAAGCAGTGGAAGCTCAGCCCGATGGATCTGGAAAGCCGTACACGTTGGGAAAAGTACACCGTCGCCAAGGAAGTGATGCTCGAACGCACGCACATTCCGGAAGCCCCCTGGTGGGTGGTGCAGGCCGACGACAAGAAGCGCGCCCGTCTGAACTGCATTCATCACCTGCTCCAGCAAGTGCCGTATCACGACGTGGAGCGCTCGAAGGTCGTGCTGCCCGAGCGTGCGCGCAGCGAGGACTACATGCGCCATCCGGTGCCGCCCGAGATCATCGTGCCGGAGATTTACTAA
- a CDS encoding amino acid ABC transporter permease: protein MIDWLAPKYLGWLLSGFGVTVALATAASAAATLLGFMLAIARNSAHRGFARPAATFVALMRNTPLLVQLFFWYFGVAALLPPGAIQWLSQAHVWHVVFFDIRWPTLETLAGFIGLTIYTTAFIGEEIRAGLRGVPAGQTNAAAALGMRPLAIFRYVVLPQAVRIAMPPLFGQYMNVVKNSSLTMAIGLAELSYASRQVETETFRTFQAFGIATLLYIGAIAVIEALSMATTHRHAAAPSR from the coding sequence ATGATCGACTGGCTCGCTCCGAAGTACCTCGGCTGGCTGCTGAGCGGCTTCGGTGTCACGGTCGCACTGGCCACCGCAGCGAGCGCCGCCGCCACGCTGCTCGGCTTCATGCTGGCCATTGCGCGCAATTCGGCGCACCGGGGGTTCGCGCGCCCCGCGGCCACCTTCGTCGCGCTCATGCGCAATACGCCATTGCTCGTGCAGCTCTTCTTCTGGTACTTCGGCGTTGCCGCATTGCTGCCGCCCGGCGCGATACAGTGGCTGTCGCAGGCGCATGTCTGGCACGTGGTGTTCTTCGACATTCGCTGGCCGACATTGGAGACGCTTGCCGGTTTCATCGGCCTGACGATCTATACGACGGCGTTTATCGGTGAAGAAATTCGCGCCGGGTTGCGCGGCGTACCCGCAGGACAAACGAATGCTGCGGCCGCGCTCGGCATGCGCCCGCTTGCGATCTTCCGATATGTGGTGCTGCCGCAGGCGGTGCGCATCGCGATGCCGCCGCTGTTCGGCCAGTACATGAACGTGGTGAAAAATTCGTCGCTGACGATGGCGATCGGACTGGCGGAACTCTCCTATGCCTCGCGGCAAGTGGAGACGGAGACGTTCCGGACGTTTCAGGCCTTCGGCATCGCCACGCTGCTCTACATCGGCGCCATTGCCGTGATCGAGGCACTCAGCATGGCAACGACACATCGGCACGCCGCCGCGCCCTCACGCTGA
- a CDS encoding autotransporter strand-loop-strand O-heptosyltransferase produces MNDAASLTHADPVTSTGHAPVVTPFAPSPGQIFLAPALLPTQVGPAGLRFDFNDGARVVIPDFGQPLPWRVRICDLRDDSTLADVSLSCGVVRSPAKYYTPYGITIWLNGVVVFEHRFDLRDQDVLIQFPLAALGDVLGWLPYALRFAQVHGCRLACVVTPAVAALFREAYPDVEFLAQDKVERRKYYATYNVGLFFDDKELTQQPRDFRETGLHRTAAHILGVDESESAANTALPDVSRPMAQPYVCIAVQSTAQCKYWNRPGGWDAVVAGLRARGLQVVCIDQKARHGKNDFWQSIPEGAVDATGERPLTERARWLMHASAFVGLSSGLSWLAWTMGTPTVLISGFTLPHNEFATPYRVINNDVCTGCWHDPAIRYNHDDFHFCPRHKGTGRAFECTREITPDAVLEAVDRIPGVTSRN; encoded by the coding sequence ATGAACGACGCCGCCTCCCTCACTCATGCGGACCCCGTGACGTCCACCGGCCATGCCCCGGTCGTGACGCCGTTCGCCCCGTCCCCCGGCCAGATCTTTCTGGCCCCTGCGCTGCTGCCGACACAGGTCGGCCCCGCTGGCCTGCGCTTCGACTTCAACGATGGCGCTCGCGTGGTCATTCCCGACTTTGGCCAGCCGCTGCCCTGGCGCGTGCGTATCTGCGATTTGCGCGACGACAGCACGCTCGCCGATGTCTCGCTGTCCTGCGGCGTGGTGCGCAGCCCGGCCAAGTACTACACCCCTTACGGCATCACGATCTGGCTGAACGGCGTGGTGGTCTTCGAGCATCGTTTCGATCTGCGCGATCAGGATGTGCTGATCCAGTTTCCGCTGGCCGCATTGGGCGATGTGCTGGGCTGGCTGCCGTATGCGTTGCGCTTTGCGCAGGTTCACGGATGCCGGCTGGCGTGCGTCGTCACGCCAGCGGTGGCGGCCTTGTTCCGGGAGGCCTATCCCGACGTCGAATTCCTCGCGCAGGACAAGGTGGAGCGCCGCAAGTATTACGCGACCTACAACGTCGGCCTGTTCTTCGACGACAAGGAACTGACACAACAGCCGCGAGACTTCCGCGAGACGGGGCTGCATCGCACGGCTGCGCACATTCTCGGCGTGGACGAGAGCGAATCGGCGGCGAATACGGCGCTGCCGGATGTATCGCGTCCGATGGCACAGCCGTACGTCTGTATCGCGGTGCAAAGCACGGCGCAATGCAAATACTGGAACCGGCCGGGGGGGTGGGACGCAGTCGTGGCCGGACTGCGTGCGCGGGGGCTGCAAGTGGTTTGCATCGACCAGAAGGCGCGTCATGGAAAGAACGACTTCTGGCAATCGATTCCCGAAGGCGCCGTCGATGCGACCGGCGAGCGGCCGCTGACCGAACGCGCGCGCTGGCTCATGCATGCGAGCGCTTTCGTCGGCCTGTCAAGCGGCCTGTCGTGGCTGGCATGGACGATGGGAACCCCAACGGTACTCATCTCCGGGTTCACCCTGCCGCACAACGAATTCGCGACCCCCTATCGCGTCATCAACAATGACGTCTGCACCGGCTGCTGGCACGATCCCGCCATTCGCTATAACCACGACGACTTCCATTTCTGCCCGAGGCATAAAGGGACCGGCCGTGCGTTCGAATGCACGCGGGAGATCACGCCCGACGCCGTGTTGGAAGCAGTCGACCGAATCCCCGGCGTGACCAGCCGGAATTGA
- a CDS encoding helix-turn-helix transcriptional regulator produces MAPKTRRTTVLAPSDTGPTPSPALLRRLLRAKDHVDAASHEAWPVKRLAALSGTSEAHFARAFKQAFGLPPHRYLLTRRIEQANTLLRDTDFSITEIAFATGWESVGTFGRIFRDINGRSPGEFRRHARQIPAPLAAMPACVLKAAQRPDLNIAVLEKRRRMANGTVRPSTREGT; encoded by the coding sequence ATGGCCCCGAAAACCCGCCGCACGACTGTCCTTGCGCCATCCGACACCGGACCCACGCCGTCACCGGCACTGCTGCGGCGCTTGCTGCGCGCCAAAGATCACGTGGACGCCGCCTCGCACGAGGCATGGCCCGTCAAGCGGCTCGCCGCGCTCAGCGGCACCTCGGAAGCCCACTTTGCACGCGCATTCAAGCAGGCCTTCGGACTCCCGCCGCATCGCTATCTGCTCACCCGTCGCATCGAGCAAGCCAACACGCTGCTACGCGATACCGACTTCAGCATCACGGAAATCGCCTTCGCGACCGGCTGGGAAAGCGTCGGCACGTTCGGACGCATCTTTCGCGACATCAACGGGCGAAGCCCCGGCGAGTTTCGCCGTCACGCACGGCAGATTCCCGCGCCGCTGGCCGCCATGCCTGCCTGTGTACTGAAGGCCGCTCAACGGCCCGATCTCAACATCGCAGTTTTGGAGAAGCGCCGCCGAATGGCGAACGGTACAGTTCGTCCATCAACCAGGGAGGGAACATGA
- a CDS encoding transporter codes for MFADLVHNAYGCDQAGLIYGYRFTDGNAPQPVDSGEALAWLMQGERAEGFLWLHFNFAHAACEKWLKAQMHLPEEFYESLSEGSRSTRIEHSDDWLLAVINDVIFAFDIAQSEISTLRVAANARLLVTGRVKPLRSIDKLRASVKRGDAFRTPLALLVHLLRDQADVLERIVRETSRRVDIVEDRLLQQRIESNRADLGSLRRVLVRLQRLLAPEPAALFRLLSRPPVWGHAEDVQEFRQATEEFAVVLNDLSALLERIKLLQEEIAAMVSERTERTIYTLTVVTVLALPINIVAGFFGMNVGGIPLADHPHGFWVLVAIVATGTAAAGWWAFRRRPD; via the coding sequence ATGTTCGCCGACCTAGTCCACAACGCTTATGGCTGCGATCAGGCCGGCCTTATCTACGGCTACCGCTTTACCGACGGCAACGCGCCGCAGCCGGTCGATTCGGGCGAAGCGCTGGCGTGGCTCATGCAGGGGGAGCGGGCCGAGGGCTTTCTCTGGCTGCACTTCAATTTCGCGCACGCCGCGTGCGAGAAGTGGCTCAAGGCGCAGATGCACCTGCCTGAGGAGTTCTACGAGAGTCTGAGCGAAGGGTCGCGTTCCACTCGCATCGAGCATTCCGACGACTGGCTGCTCGCGGTCATCAACGACGTGATTTTCGCGTTCGACATCGCGCAGTCCGAGATCTCCACGCTGCGCGTCGCGGCCAACGCGCGCTTGCTCGTCACCGGACGCGTGAAACCGCTGCGCTCCATCGACAAGCTGCGCGCGTCGGTCAAACGAGGGGACGCATTCCGTACGCCGCTCGCGCTGCTCGTGCATCTGTTGCGCGATCAGGCGGACGTGCTCGAGCGTATCGTGCGCGAGACGAGCCGCCGGGTGGATATCGTGGAAGACCGTTTGTTGCAGCAGCGCATCGAGAGCAATCGCGCGGATCTGGGGTCGCTCAGACGCGTGCTCGTGCGGCTGCAACGCCTGCTTGCGCCGGAGCCCGCAGCGCTCTTTCGACTGTTGAGCCGCCCGCCAGTATGGGGGCATGCGGAAGACGTGCAGGAATTTCGTCAGGCGACGGAAGAGTTCGCGGTGGTGCTCAACGATCTGTCCGCGTTGCTCGAGCGAATCAAGCTGCTTCAGGAAGAGATCGCGGCGATGGTCAGCGAGCGTACGGAGCGCACGATTTACACGCTGACCGTGGTGACCGTGCTCGCGCTGCCGATCAACATCGTGGCGGGGTTCTTCGGGATGAACGTGGGCGGCATACCGCTCGCCGACCATCCGCACGGTTTCTGGGTACTCGTCGCGATCGTTGCAACCGGCACGGCGGCAGCCGGCTGGTGGGCCTTCCGGCGGCGGCCGGACTGA
- a CDS encoding LysR family transcriptional regulator translates to MPFDTGEVVRRLTTRLKMRHLVLLLQIQQHGSLTRVAEHMATSQPAVTSALAELESMLGGPLFDRTPRGMTPTPLGDVVLARAQAMVHDLDHLTRDIEAVMAGHAARLQVGVIPYISGKTLAAAIQQTLAQIPQRLTVTLHEGTSESLMAQLRDHTLDVVIARAAATVDLAQVQFEVLHHQMPRVVASRRLAARLGRSGPVWPQLAELDWVMGAPNTPMRDQLSDLFLHAGVVPPVPVVESFSSRLTGELLASSERAVSLLPADIAEELVRIAGVAIVPWSLTWTLPPVAMFTRRENPRETHRRFTQALRAQYQAMAGTA, encoded by the coding sequence GTGCCTTTCGATACGGGGGAAGTGGTCCGGCGGCTGACGACACGGCTCAAGATGCGTCATCTTGTGCTGTTGTTGCAGATTCAGCAGCACGGCTCGCTCACGCGGGTGGCAGAGCATATGGCGACGAGCCAGCCGGCCGTCACGAGCGCCCTGGCAGAGCTGGAAAGCATGCTCGGCGGCCCGCTTTTCGATCGTACGCCGCGCGGCATGACACCGACCCCGCTGGGCGACGTCGTGCTGGCCCGGGCACAGGCCATGGTCCACGATCTGGACCATCTGACCCGCGACATCGAGGCCGTGATGGCGGGCCATGCAGCGCGTTTGCAGGTGGGCGTGATTCCGTACATCTCGGGCAAGACGCTCGCCGCCGCGATACAGCAAACGCTGGCCCAGATTCCCCAACGCCTGACCGTCACCCTGCACGAAGGGACCAGCGAATCGCTGATGGCACAGCTACGCGATCATACGCTGGACGTGGTGATCGCCCGTGCGGCGGCGACCGTTGATCTCGCGCAGGTGCAGTTCGAAGTGCTGCATCACCAGATGCCGCGCGTGGTCGCGAGCCGGCGTCTGGCGGCCCGGCTCGGGCGAAGCGGCCCGGTGTGGCCGCAACTGGCGGAACTCGATTGGGTCATGGGCGCGCCGAACACCCCGATGCGCGACCAGCTCTCCGATCTGTTTCTGCATGCGGGCGTGGTGCCACCGGTCCCGGTGGTGGAAAGTTTCTCGTCGCGCCTGACAGGCGAGCTTCTCGCGAGCAGCGAGCGTGCCGTCTCGTTGCTGCCGGCCGACATTGCCGAAGAACTGGTGCGTATCGCCGGGGTCGCCATCGTACCGTGGTCGCTTACGTGGACGCTGCCGCCCGTGGCGATGTTCACGCGCCGGGAGAACCCGCGGGAGACGCACCGGCGCTTTACCCAGGCATTGCGCGCGCAGTATCAGGCGATGGCCGGGACGGCTTAG
- a CDS encoding NADP-dependent malic enzyme has translation MSNSNDHQAALEYHQFPTPGKISVTASKPLVTQRDLALAYTPGVAIPCQEIAADPSASFKYTGRGNLVGVITNGSAVLGLGNIGALASKPVMEGKAVLFKKFAGIDVFDIEITESDPDKLVDIIASLEATFGGINLEDIKAPECFTVERKLRERMKIPVFHDDQHGTAITVSAAFINGLKVVGKDIREVKVVTSGAGAAALACLDLMIDLGLPVENIWATDIDGVVYEGRTASMDPDKARFAQKTDKRTLAEVIDGADVFIGLSAGGVLKPEMLRTMAARPLILALANPTPEIFPHAARAVREDAVLATGRSDFPNQVNNVLCFPYIFRGALDVGATTITRNMEIAAVHAIAALAQEEVNDSVANAYGAYDLSFGPEYLIPRPFDSRLIVRIAPAVARAAMEDGVATRPIADFDAYADQLQQFVYHSGAFMKPIFSAAKQFVRDGGKSRIVFAEGEEERVLRAVQVIVDEKLARPILVGRPEVLLARIEKFGLRLRLGEDVEVTNPYYDERFHQYWTSYWELRCRDGITKEMARVEMRRRLTLIGAMMVRLGDADGMICGTVGAYHDHLRFVDEVIGRQPGANTYAAMNILLLDKRTVALVDTHVNDDPTAEQITEFTLAAARQMTRLNLNPKVALLSRSNFGSGSAASGTKMRRVLDMVTAQAPDLEIDGEMHGDCALDEALRSRILPHSKLKGAANLLVCPNVDSGNIAYNLLKTGAGSNVAVGPFLLGVGAPVNVLTSSSTVRRIINMTALTVIQANRD, from the coding sequence ATGAGCAACAGCAACGATCACCAGGCCGCCCTGGAATATCACCAGTTCCCCACCCCGGGCAAGATCTCCGTGACGGCCAGCAAGCCGCTCGTCACGCAGCGCGACCTGGCGCTCGCCTACACCCCGGGCGTGGCCATCCCCTGTCAGGAAATCGCCGCCGACCCGTCGGCGTCGTTCAAGTACACCGGCCGTGGCAACCTCGTGGGCGTCATCACCAACGGCTCCGCCGTGCTGGGCCTGGGCAACATCGGTGCGCTCGCCTCCAAGCCGGTCATGGAAGGCAAGGCCGTCCTCTTCAAGAAGTTTGCCGGGATCGACGTGTTCGACATCGAAATCACCGAAAGCGACCCGGACAAGCTCGTCGACATCATCGCCAGCCTCGAAGCCACGTTCGGCGGCATCAACCTCGAAGACATCAAGGCACCGGAGTGCTTCACCGTCGAGCGCAAGCTGCGCGAGCGCATGAAGATCCCGGTGTTCCACGACGACCAGCACGGCACCGCCATTACGGTCAGCGCCGCATTCATCAACGGTCTGAAGGTGGTCGGCAAGGACATTCGCGAAGTGAAGGTCGTGACCTCGGGCGCCGGCGCGGCAGCCCTTGCGTGCCTCGACCTGATGATCGACCTTGGCCTGCCCGTCGAGAACATCTGGGCGACGGACATCGACGGTGTCGTGTACGAGGGCCGTACCGCCAGCATGGATCCGGACAAGGCGCGTTTCGCCCAGAAGACCGACAAGCGCACGCTTGCCGAAGTCATCGACGGCGCAGATGTCTTCATCGGCCTGTCGGCCGGGGGCGTGCTCAAGCCGGAAATGCTCAGGACGATGGCGGCGCGTCCGCTGATTCTGGCGCTTGCCAACCCCACGCCGGAGATTTTCCCGCACGCGGCCCGCGCCGTGCGGGAAGACGCCGTGCTCGCCACGGGCCGCTCGGACTTCCCGAATCAGGTCAACAACGTCCTGTGCTTCCCGTACATTTTCCGCGGTGCGCTCGATGTGGGCGCGACGACCATCACGCGCAACATGGAAATCGCCGCCGTGCACGCGATTGCCGCGCTGGCGCAGGAAGAAGTGAACGACTCGGTCGCCAACGCCTACGGAGCGTACGACCTGTCGTTCGGGCCGGAGTATCTGATCCCGCGTCCGTTCGATTCGCGCCTGATCGTGCGTATCGCCCCGGCCGTGGCGCGTGCCGCCATGGAAGACGGCGTGGCGACGCGTCCGATTGCCGACTTCGACGCCTATGCCGACCAGTTGCAGCAGTTCGTGTATCACTCGGGCGCGTTCATGAAGCCGATCTTCTCGGCCGCGAAGCAATTCGTGCGCGACGGCGGCAAATCGCGCATCGTATTCGCCGAAGGCGAGGAAGAGCGTGTGCTGCGCGCCGTGCAGGTGATCGTCGACGAGAAGCTGGCGCGTCCGATTCTGGTGGGGCGTCCGGAAGTGCTGCTCGCGCGCATCGAGAAGTTCGGCCTGCGTCTGCGGCTGGGCGAAGACGTTGAAGTCACCAACCCGTACTACGACGAGCGCTTCCACCAGTACTGGACCAGTTACTGGGAACTGCGTTGCCGCGATGGCATCACCAAGGAAATGGCGCGTGTCGAGATGCGTCGCCGTCTCACGCTGATCGGCGCCATGATGGTCCGTCTGGGCGATGCCGACGGCATGATCTGCGGCACGGTGGGCGCGTATCACGACCATCTGCGCTTCGTCGACGAAGTCATCGGCAGGCAGCCGGGCGCGAACACCTACGCGGCGATGAACATCCTGCTGCTCGACAAGCGCACGGTGGCGCTGGTCGACACGCACGTCAACGACGATCCCACGGCCGAGCAGATCACCGAGTTCACGCTCGCGGCCGCCCGGCAGATGACGCGTCTCAACCTGAACCCGAAGGTCGCGCTGCTCTCGCGCTCGAACTTCGGCTCGGGCAGCGCGGCATCGGGTACGAAGATGCGCCGCGTGCTCGATATGGTGACGGCGCAGGCGCCGGATCTGGAAATCGACGGCGAGATGCACGGCGATTGCGCGCTCGACGAAGCGCTGCGCAGCCGCATCCTGCCGCATTCGAAGCTCAAGGGCGCCGCCAATCTGCTGGTGTGCCCGAACGTCGATTCCGGCAACATCGCCTACAACCTGCTCAAGACGGGCGCCGGCAGCAATGTGGCCGTCGGTCCCTTCCTGCTGGGCGTGGGCGCGCCGGTCAACGTGCTGACGTCCAGCTCGACCGTGCGCCGCATCATCAACATGACGGCCCTGACCGTCATCCAGGCCAATCGCGACTGA
- a CDS encoding YXWGXW repeat-containing protein, whose translation MKKLTLTITLVAATLGGFAVAPAHAQVGVSISIGAPPPPRYEPVPPPRAGYVWAPGFWDWDGHRHAWREGHWERARPGYAYRAPAWHQGPHGWELNRGGWEHGGPDHHDNRDRGHDHDHDHDRYHG comes from the coding sequence ATGAAAAAACTGACATTGACCATCACGCTTGTCGCCGCCACGCTCGGCGGCTTTGCCGTGGCGCCGGCTCACGCTCAGGTGGGCGTATCGATCAGCATCGGCGCACCGCCGCCGCCGCGCTACGAGCCGGTCCCGCCGCCGCGCGCCGGCTACGTCTGGGCGCCGGGCTTCTGGGACTGGGACGGCCATCGGCACGCGTGGCGCGAGGGCCATTGGGAACGCGCACGTCCGGGTTACGCCTATCGCGCCCCGGCCTGGCACCAGGGTCCGCACGGGTGGGAATTGAACCGTGGCGGATGGGAGCACGGCGGTCCGGACCATCATGACAATCGCGACCGTGGTCACGACCACGATCATGACCATGATCGCTATCACGGCTAA
- a CDS encoding VOC family protein has protein sequence MNQGIGVAGLYVDDQDEALAFYVDKLGFRVHTDVRNGPYRWLTVQHPDQPSFQLGLFAPGTPIHDDATAQTLRAMVAKGAMPPLVLYVDDCKASYARLKARGVEFTQEPVDRYGSVDAGFRDPAGNGWKMIQPAADTK, from the coding sequence ATGAATCAGGGAATTGGCGTGGCAGGACTGTATGTCGACGATCAGGACGAGGCGCTCGCGTTCTATGTCGACAAGCTCGGATTTCGCGTGCACACGGATGTGCGCAACGGCCCGTATCGCTGGCTGACCGTCCAGCACCCGGACCAGCCCTCGTTTCAACTGGGACTGTTCGCCCCCGGCACGCCCATTCACGACGACGCCACCGCGCAAACGCTTCGGGCCATGGTGGCGAAAGGCGCGATGCCGCCGCTCGTCCTTTACGTCGACGACTGCAAGGCCAGCTATGCCCGGCTCAAGGCCAGGGGCGTGGAGTTCACGCAGGAACCGGTGGACCGCTACGGCAGCGTCGACGCCGGATTCCGCGATCCCGCGGGCAACGGCTGGAAGATGATTCAACCGGCGGCGGACACGAAATAA
- a CDS encoding ABC transporter substrate-binding protein, whose protein sequence is MQNKNRPPRARLAVPGIAAALLSIAALVPLAAHADKLDDIKKAGVLRVATFDSNPPFGYVDAKSHKIVGLDVDYAKALADKLGVKLELQPTNPANRIPFLTSKKVDLVLANFTITDERAKQVDFSIPYFSSGQQFLAKKGTLSSPDQLSALRIGADKGTTNEITLREKFPKATIVAFDDTPFAFAALRTGTVQAITQDGPKLVGLLANVPDKQNYEIPAFTISNDYMGVGLPKGEPRLTAFVNDTLRDLEKDGTAANIYERWFGPKSAQPLPRLFKIGDKV, encoded by the coding sequence ATGCAAAACAAGAATCGCCCGCCACGCGCACGTCTCGCAGTGCCCGGCATCGCTGCCGCGCTGCTTTCCATCGCCGCCCTCGTACCGCTCGCGGCGCATGCCGACAAGCTCGACGACATCAAGAAGGCCGGCGTGCTGCGCGTCGCCACTTTCGACAGCAACCCGCCATTCGGCTACGTGGACGCGAAGTCGCACAAGATCGTCGGCCTCGACGTCGATTATGCGAAAGCACTCGCCGACAAGCTTGGCGTGAAGCTCGAACTGCAACCGACGAACCCCGCCAACCGCATTCCGTTCCTCACGTCGAAGAAAGTCGACCTCGTGCTGGCCAACTTCACCATCACGGACGAGCGCGCCAAGCAGGTCGATTTCAGCATTCCCTACTTCTCGTCGGGCCAGCAGTTCCTCGCGAAAAAGGGCACGCTGTCGTCGCCCGATCAATTGAGCGCACTGCGCATCGGTGCCGACAAGGGCACGACGAACGAGATCACACTGCGCGAGAAATTCCCGAAGGCCACCATCGTCGCGTTCGACGACACGCCGTTCGCATTCGCGGCACTGCGCACCGGCACCGTGCAGGCAATCACGCAGGACGGGCCGAAGCTCGTCGGATTGCTCGCCAACGTGCCGGACAAGCAGAACTACGAGATTCCCGCGTTCACGATCTCCAACGACTACATGGGCGTTGGCTTGCCGAAGGGCGAGCCGCGTTTGACGGCATTCGTCAACGACACGCTGCGCGATCTGGAGAAGGACGGCACGGCCGCCAACATCTACGAGCGCTGGTTCGGCCCGAAATCGGCCCAGCCGCTGCCGCGCCTGTTCAAGATCGGCGACAAGGTCTGA
- a CDS encoding tautomerase family protein, whose product MPHIVLQLSGTPDDTLSRQAVRAVSQLTVDTLHKAPEVIAVSVEYIPHERWFIGGTPLSEQGKNAFHLDISVTDETNTKAEKARFIAQVFETLSAILGNVHECSYIHVIDARAAAYGYGGRTQEYRHQRTPAL is encoded by the coding sequence ATGCCGCACATCGTTCTGCAACTCTCGGGCACGCCCGACGACACCCTCTCCCGCCAAGCCGTTCGCGCCGTCTCGCAATTGACCGTCGACACGCTGCACAAGGCGCCTGAAGTCATCGCCGTGAGCGTCGAGTACATCCCTCACGAGCGCTGGTTCATCGGCGGCACACCGCTCTCGGAGCAAGGCAAGAACGCCTTCCATCTGGATATCAGTGTCACGGACGAGACGAATACCAAAGCGGAAAAGGCGCGGTTCATCGCGCAGGTTTTCGAAACGCTGTCCGCCATTCTCGGCAACGTGCACGAGTGTTCCTACATCCACGTGATCGATGCACGGGCCGCCGCCTATGGCTACGGCGGGCGCACGCAGGAGTACCGGCATCAGCGCACGCCCGCCCTTTGA